A single window of Malus sylvestris chromosome 5, drMalSylv7.2, whole genome shotgun sequence DNA harbors:
- the LOC126620809 gene encoding transcription factor JUNGBRUNNEN 1-like translates to MEEVDQKMMSASDSNNMIYKDQDANMLPGYRFHPTDEELVRFYLRRKVENKPIRLDLIKHVDIYKYDPWDLPKASGDKEWYFFCRRGRKYRNSIRPNRVTKSGFWKATGIDKPVYSVGDFHNCIGLKKSLVYYRGSAGKGTKTDWMMHEFRLPASSNTETSIKNSTQEAEVWTLCRILKRDHTSCGKYTSNWRMTTLNSKQSVAGSSSKTCSSESDATFGALAANDQSERSALFNNVHTYEGNQFSPGRLSLNDDVNNPNSCISFLNTPNEEMLTSNGNWDELRPMVDCVLNPSLLYSYM, encoded by the exons ATGGAGGAGGTCGATCAGAAGATGATGAGTGCTAGTGATTCAAATAACATGATTTATAAGGATCAAGATGCAAATATGCTTCCTGGGTATCGCTTTCACCCTACTGATGAAGAGCTAGTGAGGTTTTACCTTCGGAGGAAGGTGGAGAACAAACCTATTCGTCTTGACCTAATCAAGCATGTTGATATTTACAAATATGACCCTTGGGATCTTCCAA AAGCGAGTGGGGACAAGGAGTGGTACTTCTTTTGCAGAAGGGGAAGGAAATACAGAAATAGCATAAGACCTAATAGGGTTACAAAATCTGGGTTTTGGAAAGCTACTGGCATTGACAAGCCTGTATATTCGGTTGGAGACTTTCACAATTGCATTGGCTTGAAGAAATCCTTAGTCTACTACAGAGGAAGTGCTGGAAAAGGTACCAAAACTGATTGGATGATGCACGAGTTTCGTCTTCCAGCTAGTTCAAACACTGAAACTTCTATCAAGAACAGTACTCAAGAAGCT GAAGTTTGGACACTTTGCCGGATTTTGAAGCGAGATCATACTTCGTGTGGAAAGTATACATCAAATTGGCGTATGACAACCTTGAATTCCAAGCAAAGTGTGGCTGGCTCAAGTTCTAAAACATGCAGTTCTGAGTCAGATGCAACTTTTGGTGCTTTGGCTGCTAACGATCAATCTGAGAGGAGTGCTCTTTTCAATAATGTTCATACGTATGAAGGGAACCAATTCTCCCCAGGCCGGCTGAGCTTAAATGACGACGTAAACAATCCAAACTCGTGCATAAGCTTTCTGAATACTCCGAATGAAGAGATGTTAACATCGAATGGAAACTGGGATGAGCTCAGACCAATGGTTGACTGTGTTCTTAATCCGTCACTGCTATACAGTTATATGTAG
- the LOC126620815 gene encoding CBBY-like protein, producing the protein MPALRPVRRFQLAIRRSRPEPVSGTRCSPRSRRGSYGCLSVGEPLNLRCSAAFKKLGLDCASWTEPVYLDLLRKSAGDEEKMVNLYFNWIGWPSSLPTNEKESFVKNVLQKKKMAMDECLMSENLTLRPGVEEFVDDAYKKGIPVVVLTTYSKSGDQIARSIVEKLGEESISKLKIVGDKEVEQSLYTQLVNDTRLSSGVDEQLAKEAIKAVSSEKQRIAEEVASMLKLSVDIDTRLSESSEKIIAALRAGAEVAGLPVCDCVLIIFFSRVHVV; encoded by the exons ATGCCTGCACTTCGACCGGTTCGCCGTTTTCAGCTGGCTATCCGGCGCTCAAGACCAGAACCCGTCTCAGGAACTCGCTGTTCTCCTCGAAGTCGACGG GGTTCTTATGGATGCTTATCGGTTGGGGAACCGCTAAACCTTCGATGCAGTGCAG CATTTAAGAAGCTTGGACTTGACTGTGCAAGTTGGACAGAGCCTGTTTACTTGGATCTCCTAAG GAAGAGCGCTGGTGATGAGGAAAAGATGGTGAATTTGTATTTTAATTGG ATTGGTTGGCCTAGTTCATTGCCTACAAATGAGAAGGAGTCATTTGTGAAAAATGTTCTGCAAAAGAAG AAAATGGCAATGGATGAGTGTCTGATGTCAGAAAATTTGACTCTACGACCTGGAGTTGAAGA GTTTGTTGATGATGCATACAAGAAAGGGATTCCTGTGGTTGTACTGACAACTTATAGTAAGAGTGGGGATCAAATTGCCAG ATCAATTGTTGAAAAGCTTGGCGAGGAAAGCATTTCAAAGCTAAAGATTGTAGGAGATAAGGAGGTTGAACAGAGTTTGTATACCCAACTAGTAAATGATACACGATTATCATCTGGTGTGGATGAGCAACTAGCTAAGGAAGCAATTAAAGCAG TTTCCTCTGAGAAACAAAGGATTGCAGAGGAGGTCGCATCTATGCTAAAGCTGAGTGTAGATATTGATACTAGGCTGTCTGAAAG CTCAGAGAAGATCATTGCTGCATTGCGAGCTGGGGCAGAGGTTGCTGGACTACCTGTATGCGATTgtgttcttattatttttttttcccgtGTTCACGTAGTTTGA